The Mucilaginibacter yixingensis genome window below encodes:
- a CDS encoding glycosyltransferase family 2 protein, with protein sequence MKEIELYNIAILVTCYNRKQKTLAFLNSLINQELFKNLSADIYLLDDGSTDGLSEEIAVMFPDVKIIAGTGNLFWAGGMRTVWKYAMQKKAYDLFWLFNDDVVLFDYAVEKLLKCYQHVNKEGVILVGSTLGLKTNRLSYGGHTLYNMRHSSYYTVQPDDEKPLPCHLGNANIMLVDAVTVAKIGIFNDVYIHAVADYDYTLTAYKAGIDVLVAPQFYGYCEDDHGVNWLSGKYTIKQRINYLYSPKGLAYKEYLIYIKKFFPLDYFKAFAKLWLKTFFPIIWDKFKKHPTK encoded by the coding sequence ATGAAAGAAATAGAGTTATATAATATAGCGATCTTAGTTACATGCTATAATCGCAAACAAAAGACGTTAGCTTTTTTAAACAGCCTTATCAATCAGGAATTGTTTAAGAATCTCAGCGCCGATATTTATTTGCTTGATGATGGCTCTACCGATGGGCTTTCAGAAGAAATAGCCGTTATGTTTCCTGATGTAAAAATAATTGCAGGCACCGGAAATTTATTTTGGGCAGGAGGGATGCGAACCGTGTGGAAATATGCAATGCAGAAAAAAGCATATGATCTGTTCTGGCTTTTTAATGATGACGTGGTGCTGTTTGATTACGCTGTGGAAAAATTACTCAAGTGCTATCAGCACGTAAATAAAGAGGGAGTTATTCTGGTAGGATCAACATTGGGCCTAAAAACAAACAGGCTTTCCTACGGCGGCCATACCCTTTATAACATGCGCCATTCAAGCTATTACACTGTGCAACCTGATGATGAAAAACCGTTGCCATGTCATTTAGGTAATGCCAATATAATGCTGGTCGACGCAGTTACTGTAGCTAAAATAGGTATCTTTAATGACGTGTATATACACGCTGTGGCCGACTATGATTATACGCTAACTGCTTATAAAGCTGGAATTGATGTCTTGGTTGCCCCCCAGTTTTATGGCTATTGTGAAGATGATCACGGGGTAAACTGGCTATCGGGTAAATACACCATCAAACAACGGATCAATTATCTTTACAGTCCGAAAGGATTAGCCTATAAGGAATATCTCATTTATATTAAGAAGTTCTTCCCTTTAGATTATTTCAAAGCTTTTGCAAAGCTCTGGCTCAAGACCTTTTTTCCTATCATCTGGGATAAATTCAAAAAACACCCCACAAAATAA
- a CDS encoding WcaI family glycosyltransferase, which yields MKNKRILLISHNFSPEPIGVGKYNGEMINWLAKAGYDCTVITTFPYYPYWKVQAPYTNRWYKREVINYPESGAELKIYRCPSYIPQNPTGGRRTMQDFSYLMSKFFVVTRFLFSKEKFDLIITIAPPFHLAYLGLMLRNIRGGRLLYHIQDLQIEAARDLNLFKNATVLKVLFKIERNILSSANYASTISDGMISRVKTKVNRDIVFFPNWVDTEAFYPLPDRGDIKQRWGYDKDDLICLYSGAAGIKQGLDHVIDAAGELQAYPGIKFIICTSGPYKDELQRDAEARGLRNVVFMQLQPKEKFNEFLNLADVHLVVQKASAADLVMPSKLSTILAVGGLSVITAVRDTTLYNITTQNDFGYVIEPGDGKILAQKVLDIKIDPTAAQKRANARNYAMQYLNIDTVMERFEKQFLS from the coding sequence ATGAAAAATAAACGTATACTCCTCATATCTCATAACTTCTCGCCTGAACCTATTGGTGTAGGGAAGTATAATGGAGAGATGATTAACTGGCTTGCAAAAGCAGGGTATGATTGTACGGTTATTACTACATTTCCCTATTATCCGTACTGGAAGGTGCAGGCTCCTTATACCAATCGCTGGTATAAAAGGGAGGTAATCAATTATCCCGAAAGCGGAGCAGAGTTAAAGATATATCGTTGTCCGTCTTATATTCCGCAGAATCCTACCGGCGGGCGCAGAACCATGCAGGATTTTTCATACCTGATGTCAAAATTCTTTGTGGTAACACGTTTTCTGTTCAGCAAAGAAAAGTTTGATCTGATTATTACTATTGCTCCGCCATTTCACCTGGCCTATCTTGGGCTGATGTTGAGAAATATAAGGGGCGGCAGGTTGCTATATCATATTCAGGATCTGCAGATTGAAGCAGCGCGCGATCTGAATTTATTTAAGAATGCTACCGTACTGAAGGTTCTTTTTAAAATAGAGCGTAATATCTTAAGCAGTGCCAATTATGCCAGCACTATATCAGATGGAATGATTAGCCGGGTTAAAACTAAGGTAAACCGCGATATTGTTTTTTTTCCGAACTGGGTAGATACCGAAGCGTTTTATCCGCTGCCCGACAGAGGAGACATTAAGCAACGTTGGGGGTATGATAAAGATGATTTGATTTGCCTTTATTCTGGCGCTGCCGGTATCAAACAGGGCCTCGATCATGTAATTGATGCAGCCGGGGAGCTGCAAGCTTATCCAGGCATTAAGTTTATCATATGTACCTCGGGCCCATATAAAGATGAGTTGCAGAGGGATGCAGAAGCACGCGGTCTGCGAAACGTTGTTTTTATGCAGTTGCAGCCTAAAGAAAAGTTTAATGAGTTTTTGAACCTGGCCGATGTGCATTTGGTGGTACAAAAAGCCAGTGCCGCAGATTTGGTGATGCCTTCTAAACTTTCAACCATACTTGCAGTGGGTGGCCTAAGTGTTATTACAGCTGTAAGAGATACCACGCTTTATAACATCACTACTCAAAATGATTTTGGCTATGTGATTGAGCCAGGTGACGGTAAAATACTTGCCCAAAAAGTTCTGGATATAAAAATAGACCCTACTGCTGCCCAAAAACGCGCCAATGCACGCAATTATGCAATGCAGTACCTAAACATTGACACCGTGATGGAAAGGTTTGAAAAACAGTTTTTGAGCTAG
- a CDS encoding CatB-related O-acetyltransferase, protein MKNQLEGYNDLAINSLVAGCYVGLGSYISRNAIVKQTLIGRFSSVGTGVQTCLGLHPSKQFVSTSPAFFSLQNPANLFFTKKGIFEEHIYIDAARKYVVSIGNDVWIGNNVLIMDGVTIGNGAIVAAGSVVTKNVPAYAIVGGSPAAFIRSRFIETEVAFLQDICWWDWSLKKIQSYSHLFNDINTFQQVYNQEMDT, encoded by the coding sequence ATGAAGAACCAACTTGAGGGTTATAACGATTTAGCTATAAATAGTCTGGTTGCCGGTTGTTATGTTGGACTTGGTTCCTATATTTCAAGGAATGCCATTGTAAAACAGACATTAATTGGCCGCTTTAGTTCAGTAGGAACAGGAGTGCAGACTTGCTTAGGTTTGCATCCATCAAAGCAATTTGTTTCAACAAGTCCGGCGTTCTTTTCGTTGCAAAATCCAGCCAATTTGTTTTTCACCAAGAAAGGCATTTTTGAAGAACATATTTATATTGATGCGGCCCGTAAATATGTTGTATCCATTGGTAATGACGTATGGATTGGCAATAATGTATTGATTATGGATGGAGTAACTATAGGCAACGGTGCGATAGTGGCTGCAGGATCTGTGGTAACTAAAAATGTGCCTGCCTACGCCATCGTTGGAGGATCACCAGCGGCCTTTATCAGGTCCCGTTTTATAGAAACGGAGGTGGCCTTTTTACAGGATATTTGCTGGTGGGACTGGAGCTTAAAAAAAATACAGTCCTATAGTCATTTATTTAATGACATTAATACCTTTCAGCAAGTTTATAATCAGGAAATGGATACCTAG
- a CDS encoding glycosyltransferase family 2 protein yields MVSVLILTKNEEQDLPGCLSSVNWCDDIHVFDSFSDDRTVEIATAAGASITQRRFDNWSAHQNWGLRNISFKHEWVIYIDADERVSPGLYQTLTSLEFKDIAAYEVQRRDFAWNGRWLKHAQISPYYLRLFRPGKMRYERLVNPVSIPDGAVEKIDGYLDHYPFSKGIRFWLSRHIGYADMEARMRLEDMQGSKKFSIGKALFARDFSVRRYHQKGIFYKMPLRPLIKWLYMVVMRRAFLDGRAGVTYATLQSVYEYFIVLRTRELLDSKK; encoded by the coding sequence ATGGTTTCGGTACTGATATTAACAAAAAACGAAGAACAGGATTTGCCTGGATGTCTATCATCGGTAAACTGGTGCGATGATATCCATGTTTTTGATTCGTTTAGCGATGATCGCACTGTTGAGATAGCCACTGCAGCGGGCGCCAGCATAACCCAGCGCAGGTTTGATAACTGGTCTGCCCATCAAAACTGGGGTTTAAGGAACATTTCATTTAAGCATGAATGGGTGATTTACATAGATGCAGATGAGCGTGTATCGCCCGGGTTGTATCAAACGCTGACATCGCTTGAGTTTAAAGATATTGCAGCTTACGAAGTACAGCGACGGGATTTTGCCTGGAACGGGCGCTGGTTGAAACATGCGCAGATATCCCCTTATTATCTGCGGCTATTCAGACCCGGAAAAATGCGGTATGAGCGATTGGTAAACCCGGTATCAATACCGGATGGCGCCGTTGAAAAAATAGATGGTTATCTAGACCATTATCCTTTTAGCAAAGGTATCCGCTTTTGGTTGAGCCGGCATATTGGTTATGCCGATATGGAAGCCCGGATGCGATTGGAGGATATGCAGGGCAGCAAAAAATTCTCAATAGGAAAAGCGTTGTTTGCAAGAGATTTTTCGGTACGCAGGTATCATCAAAAAGGTATTTTTTATAAAATGCCTTTGCGGCCGCTTATTAAGTGGTTATACATGGTGGTAATGAGGAGAGCGTTTTTAGATGGCCGGGCCGGTGTTACCTATGCTACGTTACAATCTGTTTATGAATATTTTATAGTATTGCGAACACGTGAGTTGCTGGATAGTAAAAAGTAA